TTAATTTTCTTTAATTCATCATAAATAAATACATCATTAATGATTTCTTCTAAAACACCTGTTTCAAGTAGAGCATTGTAATAAGGTGCTAAATCTTTAACTTGCTTACATTCTTTCATTTGTTCACCGAAGTGAGTGAATTTTTTAACGCATAAGAAATACCAAAACAGGATTGTACTAAAGTCATTTTTGTTAATGAGTTCCATAAATGCTTGGTCATCTTTGTCGTCTGATTGTGTGTATGATTGAAATTCTTCAATAATCTCTTTAACTTTTGTACGTGAGAAGTATGGGTAGAATTGAATATCTTTTCCATTACTTAGTGTGTAATCTTGAATTTCATCATATTTAGATGCTTTATCAACAACCTCAGCAATATTTAAGATGTTCTTATTTGAATTTTTTGTGTTTTTATCGGCATTTTTCATGATAAAACTCTCCTTTTATTCCTTATAAAATTGAAAATAAAAAAGGGAGAACTTAATCTCCCTAAAATTTATACACTAGACTCTAACTCAGAATCAGATGAATCACTGTGAGAAGCTAAGTTCTCCTCTAAACGCTCTTCATGATGTGGATCTTCTTGCTCTTCCTCAGGTTTAGCTTTTACATTGATTGTAATCTTATCTATCTTGTCGTTAACAGTAGCTGTAATAGTAGCCAATCCTTCTTTGACACCTGTAACGAGACCAGATTCATTTACAGTAGCAATATCTTTTTGTAAAGAATCATAAGTTACTGAAGCTTCTTTAGGAGTGTGTGTAACTGAAAGTTGAACTGTTCCATCAACGACTACAGTCTTAACTCTCCCTTGAATTTTTACCGAAGATTCAACTTCAGGTTCTGAGTCGTCATCACCATTTAAATCTTGGTCAGAAGGTGACGATTCCTCATCTTCCATCTTCGGTTCTAGTCCTTTTTTCCTTCTTCATGTGGAGACATGAACCAGTTACCAATTTCTTTCGTCTTAGGATCAGCAGAAGCAACTAACTTAATTTCTGGAGCTAAAGCTTCACCAGCTTCTAAACCTAATTCAAATTCAGCAGAAGGTGTTACGTTATGGAACACTACGAATAAGTCTTCAACAATAGCTTCTGTTTCAGCTTCATAAATAATTGTGTTAAGTTGAGCTTTATACTTCTCAGCAAAACGGTCAGCACGGATAGAGATAGATTTACCTTTACGTTCTTTTTCATAAACGATTTGACCCTCTTTACCTGCTTGGTCTTTTACTTTATCAATTGTAACAACACCTGATTTAATATCTGCCTCATGGTTATCACCTTTAGAATCTACAAAAACACCTTTACCAGTGAATTTAGAATCTTGAATAGTAATTTTACCTTGAGCACCAATCTCAACAGTTTCTACCATTTCAACTTTAAGAGTTTGGTCGTTTTCAACCTTAACACCTTGAGTAGCAGCTAACCATTGTGGGTTAAATACGGCGTCCTTAACTTCGATTTCTAACTCTTTATTAGATTTAATTGTGTATAATGTACGGTTACCGATACCGCCTTTGATTTGATCTTCATCTACAGATTGAGAGATACTTGTAGATTGAGCAGTACCTGTAGCAATTTTAAAACCATCACTCTTACGAGTAAGTAATACGTCAGCAACGTCTTGGATATAGTACATAAACTATGTTCCTCCTATGTAATTGTTTTATATATTATTTAGAATTGCGTAGACCAGAAAGTTGTTTTTTGAACTCGTTGAATTCTTTATCTGTATTTTTTTCCTCATGTTCAAGGCTAATATTTTTAGTCCAATTTTCAATTTCAACGTCAGTAGCCACTGTGGCAAACAATCTTGAGGTTTCATAACTAATTATTTGTGCAATTCTTTGAAAAGCATGTTGTAATTGAAATGCGTTCCATTTGGCAACAACGCTAAAATCAATACCAGAATATGTAACGCAAGTTGTAATCATTGTCGATAGATTAGGAGCGTCTTCAGATCCGCCACTAAAATATTTTTCTTTCTTATCTTGCCCTCGTTGTATCTTAGGGTTTAAGAATGCTATTTTCTCTGTTTGATTATTTAAAGTCATAAGAATTTTTCTGATTTCATCAAAGTCTTCATTAGACAAATCTATAATGAAATCACGCACCTTAAGTAAACACTCGTCTTCTTTGTCTTGGTCATTGTCAGGATTTAGGTCGTAAAATAAACAAAATCTTAAAAGAATGATGTAGTGTATTAAATATTCAGTAAAGTATTCTGACATGAGTTGCAAGAAGGGGAGTTCATATAGATTTTTAAGCATGCTATGTATTTCTTCATCACTAGCTTGAGGGTTTTCTGCTTTATATGCTTTACCAAGTTCAGCTAGTAGTTTCTTTTTTCCGTATGATAGTATCGCTACAGATTGAACACGTCTCATATATTCCTCTATAGACATCGGTTTGAATTCACCGTATGGAGTGTTTATAGGTAAGCCTAAGACAGCTCTATCGGCGATAATATTGGCATCTAGCATAAAATCACCAAGCCTTATCTGTTACTAAGTACTTTTGCTCATAAGCTAAATATTCTTTTGGAGCTTCACGAGGAAACGAGTTTGCAAGCCTTGTTTTGCCTAAACCTGCTATATTTTTGTTAACGAAAAGGGCATCTAATCTATCACAAATTTCTTCAATTCTACCTGCAAAAGAAAAGTCATTATGAGATAGAATTTGAAATATAATTTCTCGATCGACTAAAGAATAATTACCAAATTTAGCTTTTGATTTACCATAATATACAAATACAACAGTTTTCTTATATTCTTCTATATCATCAGTTTTTTGTGATGTACGTATATGGTCAAATATGATTTCGTCGTATTCGTCTTCTGGTAATTCTGTAATATTTGGTAAATTCTCATCAGTAAAATCAACAAAATTTTCATTATCATCTAATGGGTTGTAATGAAGTAGTCTTAGTAGATGTTCATCATTCTTCATTACATTAATAAATTTTTGTTTAATGTCTCCACGATTGGATACCTTATACTTTATTTGCATGTTCAACCTCAACTGCTTTCTGTGCAGATAGTACAATATAACCTTCATGGTCAATAACTTTATCTAATTGAATATCAGTTATTTTATAAGCATCATTAAATATTTCGAATTCATAGTTTAGGTTCAAGAATTTTAAGAAGTCTTCTTCATACCTTAAATAAATAATTACTCGACCTTCTGTTAATGGTAAGATTGCATTGTCAGCGATTGAGTAACCTTTAACATCTACAACTATAGGTATATGTTTGAATGTATACTCATCACGATAAGTAAAACTGCCATTTCTACCATTTACCTTAACTCTCTTCTTACCTGTCGGAAGTTTAAAGTCCTCGTTACATAATTTGGCAAGTAGGTTAGGATATATATCGTTATCGTTTGATTTAAGAGTTAAATATGTAAAACCTCGATGACTGATGTAATTTCCAACTCTTGCTTCTTTTGCATCTGGTTTAAATAAGAATGTTCTATCATAAAAATCTTTTTGATAAACGCTAACTACCGCCAAAGATTCTTCTCCATTCACTTCTACATTCGATAGAGTAGGGGAAGATAGGAATGAACGTAATGCACTTTGTTTACTAGCTTCTAATACATGAGAGCTTAATGTGGTACCATAAGGCGTATTAATTTTTTTATACCTATCAAAATAATTCATATTATTTGGACATCCTAAACTTATTTCTAAAACTATAAGCATTCATCATAGCATCAACATCAGACTGATATTCAGATTTAGTTGCTTTAAGCTCTTTTAATAAAGTCGCTTGAGAATACTGTTTATAGTCTTTTGAATTTAATAATATTCTCATGTTGTCTTCAGAAATTATAAATTTGTCCAAGTGATTAATAACCATTAGATTTGCTATAATTTCTTGCTCTACGTTTGTTAATTCATTTACGAACATACTCTCAAATGTTTCAGTTTTTTCTTCATCCAACTGAGGGAAGTAAGCTAGAGCTTGTAGTAATTTATTCTTCAAATCCTCTTCTAAAACTTCTTGTTCAAGTTGTGCATAAGAGAAATCTGTGATTTTTGATAAAAATTTGTCATAAATTAAATTGAAGTCAGTCAAGAGTAATTCCTCCTAACCCTTTTAAACGTTTAAAACTGATAAACTAGAATCAATATTTAATGAGTCTTCAATCGCTCTAATAGTATGAGCATTTGATAATTCACCTTGTTCATATCGCTTTTTCATTGCTTGATAAATATTTTCTTTAATTGAACTTGAAAAGTTAGCTAATTCAACTTTAAGATTAGCAGGGTTCATTTCAAAAATGTTTTCCAATTCTTCAGGTAAAACAATTTTATTCATATACTTCTTAATACCTAAAAATTCTACGGCTTCTTCATCGTCAACAAATAACCAACCTTTTTCAAAAACGGAACGAGCTGAGTTTTTCATGATTTGTAAGTCTTCAATAGTCATATAATCAGAGTCTAAATATTCACCTAAATCAAGGTAGCCATTTCCTTTTTTTGCTGCATATGTAAATGAAGCTTGTGCCATATTAATAACTAATACTTCTTTAGATAAATCAACCTTAGGACGTGTGTTTTTAGTGGCACGTTTAGTAGTCGTTGATTTTCGAGTTGTTTTTTTAGGTGTAGCTTTAACTTCTTCAACTTCAATATCTTCATTTTTACGAATAGCCATATTATATCTCCTTTGAAATTAAAGAAAGCTCCCATAGAGTAGGGAGCTTAAAAATTTGAATTATGTATAGTTTTTATTTTATTAGCTTAATTCTACAGCACCATATTTAGCTCCAGTAATTACTGCAACACCAGCACGAGTAATTACATCAAAGCTTACTTGCATATCAGTGCGGTAACCTTCAGAACCATTTTCTTCACGCACAATGTAATGTCCATCTTGAACAACTTTTACAAGCTTTTCATCTGTGTTTGGTAAGATAAAGATAACATCATTTTTAATACCGAAGTCATCAGTACCAGCTTTATGGAACTGTGGTAAAGCGATAGTTTCGTATCCGTCAACATGGCCAAAGTAACCAGATACATTTTTGTCGCCCTTTTGTTGATCTGATGATACTTCAGGTTTTAATTTACGTAAAGCAGCTTTAGTACCTACGATAATAGCTTGTCCGTTAGCGGCTTCAACATGGTCAGCAATTTCAATAACTTTTGCTTTAACGTCTTCATCTTTACCTGAAACGTTACCTTTGTATGTAGAATTTAATTTATCTACAGATCCATAGAGCGCTTCTGCAATACGTTGAGCGATGTCATTAACAAATGAATCAGCTAAACGAGTTGTTAATTTAGCCCAGTCAGTTCGACCTGATAAGAAGCGAACTAATTCTTCATAAACACCTGCGCCAATAGTATGCATTGGAACAACCAATTCATCAGTATCCAAACGTTTACGTAACACGTTACCGTTACCTAAAGAAATTGTAGCTACAGGGAATAATTGAATATCTTCTACGATAAATTTATTAGTATCCCCAAAAGCGAGGTTTTTGTATTCTGCAAATTGACCAAACACTTCAGATGTACGGTCATTAACTACAGGTGCAATAGTGTCTTCGATAAATTCGAATAATTGCACTTTATGTGCACGGTATGTGCGATAATCAAGAGTATCAGTACCAAACTCTTCAATCATTTTTTCTCGAATTGTATTAGATAAATCATTGTTAGAAAAATTAGTTGTTGCATCACCACGGCCAGCAGCGATTGCGACTTTTTTTAATTCAGCATTTAATAAAGTCATTTATGTATTCCTCCGATTTGATTAAATTATTTTACTTTGCGGATACGATAAGCTGGACGACGATCTGCGCCGATTGTTGTAACAGCTTCTAATACATAGTCACCAGCGCCAGCTGCAAACTTACCGCCTTCAATAGTTAATTGAGCTTTAGCTTCTAAAGATTCTGTATGTAAAGCTTGCTCAACTGTAAAAGTATCACCTTTTTCAAGTTGGTGAGCTCGCATTACAGAACCAGAAGGATTTTTAAAGTCAATAGATTTACTTGAATTAGTAAAATCAACTTCAGGCGTAGATACTAAATAATGATTTTCAGCAGTAGCTTCTTTAGCTGTATATAATCGGTCTTCACCTTCAACTAAATCACCTTTGCCTACTAAAGCACCGTTATGATATTCTTTGTCAGCCTTAATTGATTCAACGTAGTGTCCTAAAACACGATCTAAATTTAATTTAGCCATTTATTTTTCCTCCGATATTTTTGATATATTATAATTCTTCCAAAATTGCATCTAGAGTATTAGCTTTTGCATTGCTAAAACTTAATCCAATTTTAGAGATTGAAACAGATTCATTGTTTTTATGTGATTTAATTGAAAAAGATTTTTTACCAATCACAGCAAAAATTTGTGTTTCTAATTCTTCAATTGTGATATCACTTGATTTACTTTTAAGAGTATTGATTTCTTCAGAAGTAAGTTGGTCTGAATATTTATTAAATAATGATTGTACTTTTTCGGTATGAACTTGTTCTTTTAGAGCTGCAAATTCTTGTGAAACTTCATCAAGCTTTTTAGCTTTCTCAAGTAATTCCTGAATATCTTCAACAGAGTATTTTGCGTCCCCGACAATAATTAACTCAGAAGGTTTTGGTAAATTTTCTTGCGCCTTTCGAATCTTGTCATGAACATTACCAAGTTCATCAAGGGTCTCTACATCGTTATTGATAGTTTCTACAACTTTGTCTGAAATAGTAGGGGTATCTTGTTTAGAATCTTGTTTTTGAGGAGATTGCTTTTTAGTTGGTTTTTTCTTTGGAACTTCCTTTTCTTTTGGAGAAGGAGTTTCTTCTACTTGTTCTTCTTCAACATCGCTTGATTCTGTTTCTTCATCATGTAATTCTTCTTTAGCGTCTTGCTCTTCTTCATCTTGATTTGACTCTTCTAATTCATTATCTGAGTCACTATTTTCACTAGTCTCTTCGACTTCTTTTGATTTATTTCTCTCAATAATTTCTAAACCTTCTTCGACATTATCTAGATCTAAACCAAAATCTTCAGTAGATTCGTTGTCGAAATTAGTTTTCTTTTTTTCCAATACTGTTCCTCCTTCAATTGATGAAAATTTAGTATTGAACTCTCTTATTTTCTCATCAATGAAATTTTTAGTATCAACTGAATACTTTAATTCAACAGTGCTATTATTCATAGCTGGTAATATATCATCACCCAATAAACATGCACCATAGAATTCAAAGCTATCAAACTTAAATAATTCACCGTCAAAATAGCCAGTATAATTATCAGAAAGTTCCATAGACTGGCCAGTCACGCCATTCTTACCATGAATGAGATTAATGGCATCTTCCCATTTGTTCCATAAAATACCTTCAACTGTAAGATATTCTCGCTCAATCATGTCGTCGCCAATACGTTTTTCAAACTTAGCGTTATTACTTTCAGGAATTACACCAAATGGAATAGTTTTATTAATAAACTTAAGTTCACCATCTTCAGTAATTTCGAGATCTGACTCATGTCCGTAGAAATCTTCTTCTCCATAATTGTTTAAACCGATGCTACCCATGATTGGTGTATTGGCTAGGGTAGGAATGGCATTCTCAACTACTTCTCTAGTGAAAACTGAACCGTTTCTATTCTCGCCTAAATGCATTAACCATATTTTTACTTTGGTAAATCTAATATCATATTGAGCATCTTCAAATACATTAAGCACTTGGGTTGACATAGAAATAGAGTTTGAAAAGTTATTCATCTGATTTTTCACCACCTTTAATTGACTTATCAGGTGCCTTGCCGTCAGATGAATCTTTATTTGCTTGGCCACTGTCTGTTAATTCACTACTATCTTTTTGAGGTCTTCCACCTTTTGATTCTTCATTTTTTTGTTGTTTTTCGATTGCTTGATTTATACCACCTGTATGTGAACTTGCTAAAGGAATCATTTTTGTGTCTAAATCTAAAACTTCATTTTCAAGTTCAAGTGAAGTAAGTAGGGTGTGATAATCTTGACCGTGCATGGCAGCAATCCTTCCACGTACAGCAAATCCAAGAGTACCTGATTTTGTTAATTGCTCAAGATATCTGTCTTCATTCATCCCAGTTACATCAAGTAAAGATATTCTCCATTGATTTTTCACTGTTAGATTTCCAAATCGTATCTTTCTGTTAAGCCAACGTTCAACTTGGCGATAAAAACCAATAACTAATAATTCATCTTTGCGAGTTGAATATTGTAATCCACCAGTAGAGTTTTTATCGTTGTTAAAAATGAACGACGAAACACCAGATGAATTATAGACATCTCTTGTTGCTTCTAATACTTTGTCATTTTTATCATCTTTGTCCAACTTGATTGGATTAATTTCCATAGGTGAAGCAATGGTACCAATCTCATCAGGTAAACTATCATTTACCATCGCATTAAAGTATTCCATTGCTTCTGGAGAAATGGCAAAGTTATCAGCTTGATAATCTTTATTACTGTTATCATGCATTGGAACTTTTTGATGTAACAACATATAGTTATTAATTTTCGCTCCAGCTTTTTTAAGCTTTTTATAATCATTTAATTCTATTAATGGTTCAAACATTACTGAAAAGGGTGGAAAAATTTCTGGGTCATTTTCATTAAATTTAAAGCATACAGACTTGTTGAAGTCTGGTTCAAACCAATTATTTCCACCGTTGATTTTCATGATTTTATACGCTCTTATAAACTCTTCAGGAAAAGTTTGTAAAAGGTGTTCATTTCCTTCAAAGTACTTTAGATCGAAAGCAAAGAGATACATTCCATCTGCTAGACCAATTATTTTGCAATAATTAGGATCAAGCTTATAAATAAAATAATTATCTCCATCTTCAATTTCATAACCGAAGAAAATATCTTCAATAACACAAGTTTTAAATACTTTTGCAAGCTCATGCTTAATATTCATTTTATTTAGCTGTAGCGATATTTTGGCTAAATCTTTTTGCACTTTATTAGAATTTAACTTGCTAGTGTCATAATGTATAGGATCTATAACATGATAGAAGCGTGCCATTTTAATAAAGTAATTTAGCATACTTCTATACTCTCCAGATGATTTATATAACAATCTAGATAAATTGATTAAATGCCTATAATTAGCGTTAGGATTTTGTAACCATTTTGCTAAATCTGAACCAGAAATGTCATCAAGTGAAGTACGGGATGTGCGAAATAAAGAAGAAAGGTTGTGGCGTGATAAAGGCACGCTTTTTACATTTGAATAATTTTTGAAGTATTCTTGAAAGTTTCTCTTATTGTCCTCCAAAGAAAATCTTCACACCTTTCTATATAATTGATTTAGGCTTTCTAATTGTGCCGAACATTTTGAAGTTTGTAGTTTTTGTGGAGTGTTGTAGGTTTCGTTCTAATTCAGTTGCTAGTTGATTTCCATAAGACACTGATGAGTACCTGTCTTTACGTGCAGTACCAGAGGTAACAAGTTTGAATGCTCCACCGTCCATATTAACTTGTTCAAGGTTCATCACTTCATTTATAAACAATTCCGTTTGTCTAAATGGATATTTTAATTGAGCTTGAATATTGCTTTTCAGTTGTGCAAATTTAAGTTTGCTGCTACTTCTCATTAATTCTTCAGCAATTTCTTCTCGTATCAGTAATCGGAATTTACCTCGTAAAAAATTGTCGG
The sequence above is a segment of the Staphylococcus hyicus genome. Coding sequences within it:
- a CDS encoding Ig-like domain-containing protein; this translates as MEDEESSPSDQDLNGDDDSEPEVESSVKIQGRVKTVVVDGTVQLSVTHTPKEASVTYDSLQKDIATVNESGLVTGVKEGLATITATVNDKIDKITINVKAKPEEEQEDPHHEERLEENLASHSDSSDSELESSV
- a CDS encoding NOC3 family protein, with protein sequence MNNFSNSISMSTQVLNVFEDAQYDIRFTKVKIWLMHLGENRNGSVFTREVVENAIPTLANTPIMGSIGLNNYGEEDFYGHESDLEITEDGELKFINKTIPFGVIPESNNAKFEKRIGDDMIEREYLTVEGILWNKWEDAINLIHGKNGVTGQSMELSDNYTGYFDGELFKFDSFEFYGACLLGDDILPAMNNSTVELKYSVDTKNFIDEKIREFNTKFSSIEGGTVLEKKKTNFDNESTEDFGLDLDNVEEGLEIIERNKSKEVEETSENSDSDNELEESNQDEEEQDAKEELHDEETESSDVEEEQVEETPSPKEKEVPKKKPTKKQSPQKQDSKQDTPTISDKVVETINNDVETLDELGNVHDKIRKAQENLPKPSELIIVGDAKYSVEDIQELLEKAKKLDEVSQEFAALKEQVHTEKVQSLFNKYSDQLTSEEINTLKSKSSDITIEELETQIFAVIGKKSFSIKSHKNNESVSISKIGLSFSNAKANTLDAILEEL